Below is a window of Flavobacterium sp. CFS9 DNA.
ATTTTTATAACGAATTAAAACAAAAATGAAAGCATTCTTAGAAAATGTTCAGGCTAAAATGAGAAATGTATCTGAACTAAAAAGCATCGATGAAGATTGGGGACAATTGGACAGTTACAGTCCGAACCCTCCGGCAAAGTTTCCATGTGGTTTGATCGATATCACAAATTTAATTTTTTCCAATATTGGAAAGGACAACAACGCTAATCCTATCCACCGGCAGACTGGGGAAGGAACAATAACGTTTATAATTGCTGATTTGAAATTAAGTAATACCAGTTTTCATGCGCCACAATCGCAGAAAGATAATGCTTGGAAAATTTGGGAAATAATAGAAAAGATACACCAGGAGTTTCACGGATGGAGACCGGTTGAGTTATCCGGGGCTTTAATGCGAACCGGACTTCGAAGAATAAGACGCGATGACGGAATTCAGGAATATCAAGTTACTTACTCAATTGGATTTACAAATGTCTAATCGAATAAACGGGTTTGTGCTGCCTTAATCTGTTTTTGTTTTTCGATTGCCTCTTCAATTTCTCTCAATTCTGTAGTAACCGGAGTACATAAAATTTCATACAAAGTTGTACGTGAAATTGGATAAACAGGAGCAATGTAGTATTCCAGAATTTTTGTAGTGGGTGTGTAAGGGTGATCCTGGATGCTTTTTTGATACAATTCTTTAATAAGCTTGTAACGTAGTAATTTATTACGCTGAATCCCTAAACTTCTATTAATTGTTACTGACATGCAACAAAGATAAATAACTTACAAATTATAAGCAAACTAACTTTTTTGATTACAGTTTGCAACTAAATATAAAAAAGCGCTCAATTTCGAGCGCTTTTTTTACTTTGATACAAAAGTATATTTTGATCTAAAAGAATCACCGGCATAGAAGAAAAATTTATATCCTTTAGAACTGTCAGTAAAGTATCTGTACTTAGTTTGTATTAAATAATCTTCTTGTGGAATAGCATCAGGATAAAAAACAGTTTTTACAACATTAAACATTGTTGTTGGTTCTGCCAAAAATTCTTTTAACTTATATGCACCAGAATTTAATTTTAGCAACTTAAAAATGATGCCATTTTCATAACGATTTACCCTTGATTCTTCCTTTTGCTCGACAGTTAAACCAGTTGGTAAGTAAACTAATAAATAATATTCTCCTATATCTTTCTCTTTGATTAGTTCAAAACTTTTACCTGAAAGGTTTGCAAGTTTGTTAGTCACTTCTTTTAACGCACTCAATGTTCCATTCTGCATTTTATCTATGGTAGTGTAATCTTGAGCATTAACAAAGAAAGAAATCAAAAGTAAAGCAGTTACTATAGTATTTTTCATAGGAATTATTTTAGTTACTCAAATAAACAAAAAAAACAGATATAAGTCCAAAACAAAGTAAAAATAACACTGTCAATGTAAATTTGTTTAAAAATCATTTTATAGTTTTCGTCTATCTCTACAAGTTGTTTTGTCATTTCAATTTCGTTAATGTCTCTAATTTGCTTGTACTTATCTGTCATGATTTCAAAGATAAAAAGTTGCCTAAAAATGATTTTACGGAAATCCATAGCTGCATCTAAAAATTAAAAGGATTAAACTGTTTTCCATTATCTGTTACAACTGCAAGTAATCTATCAGTATCACCTTTTACGGTTAAATGCCAAATTTCAACTTTCTTTTGATCTTCAGACAAGACTGCTCTGTAAAAGTCTTCAGCACGTCCAACTGATTTTCTTGGTATTACTTTCAGACTATCCTTAAAGGTTTCAGGAAAAGAACAAAGTGACCTATTGCTATTTTCAAACTCTCTCAGTTTTAGAATAACACTAGTTTCATAATACTTGTTTCTTTTTGACTTTATTTCTATTTGTAGTGACATAATATTTGTTTTTAAGTGAATTCTAAATATTCATTTCGTTTGACAATAGTTGTTGTAAATGGGAATTTGTCTTTAGGAACTTTTTTAATAGTTTGAATGAGAACTGTTGCACCGGTAAAAACAACTCTTTTTCGCTCATCAACTTCAATCTGCAAAGTCAAATAATCGGAGTTGGATTTCTTTTTGGATGGTTCTACTTTGAAGCCGTGGACGGTTATCAGTATGTTCAATATTTCGTCTATTTTTATGCTTTTTCCTGTGAAGTGATTCACCTCGCTTTGTATTCCTAAATCTGAAAACTTGGTCATTTGGGTTTATTTTTTTTAGTAAGTGTTTAGAATTGCAGTGTTTTATCCAGCCCATATAAGCCGCTATTACTGCTTTGTTCTTTTTTTTGAATGCTTTGGCAGCACGTTTTTTGATTGTTTTTCGAAGCCTGGTGTGCGTGTGGTAAAATACATATCCAACAAAATCAATCCCTCTTTTATCAACCGGAAACACCTGGCAATTTCCTTTTACCTGAAGTTTTAAATTACTGTTTAAATACTGTTTAATCACTGATAAAATACGATGAAGTTCTGTTTTGCTATTCGATAGTATTACCAGATCATCAGCATACCTGAGGTAGTATTTTACTTTTTGAGTTTCTTTGATCCAGTGGTCAAACCCGGTTAAATAGAAATTGGCAAAATACTGACTGAGATAATTTCCTATTGGAATACCTTCTGCACTGTCTATGATTTCATCCAGTAACCATAAAAGATCATTGTCTTTAAACTTTCTTCTAAGTTGATTCTTTAAAATTTGGTGATTTATAGAGGGGTAAAATTTAGTAATATCCAACTTCAAACAGTAGGTTGTTCCGGGTACATCGGCCAAAGCTTTTTTAAGAGCTTTGGCGGCCGAATGTATTCCTTTTCCTTTTATCGAACTGTAGGTATCAGTTGTAAATAACTTTGTAAATATTGGCTCTAAAATATTCATTACAGCGTGGTGTGTAATGCGATCAGGAAAGAACTGTAATTTTGAAACGATCCTTTCTTTTGGCTCATAAACCTTGAAGGTTGAATACTCTGAAGTTTGATAAGTTTTGGTCTTCAGCATTTCATGAAGCTTCAAAATATTACTTTCCTTACTCTTATTGTGAATGATTACACCTTTTTGCTTTGATTTGCCTTTCTGTGCTTTTTTATCAGCTAACTCGAGATTATCAATACTGATTATCTTACTGTATAGATTATTGTATCTTTTCAAAGCCTTTGTATTATTGGGTCACTTTCTTTACAAAAACAGAATACTAATGCCCCGTTAAAATTGTGATTTTTTGCCCTGTTGGCAGGGTTTGCATTGAACAAATATTTTTACATGGTGGGAGCTGCAGTTCG
It encodes the following:
- a CDS encoding reverse transcriptase domain-containing protein, producing MKRYNNLYSKIISIDNLELADKKAQKGKSKQKGVIIHNKSKESNILKLHEMLKTKTYQTSEYSTFKVYEPKERIVSKLQFFPDRITHHAVMNILEPIFTKLFTTDTYSSIKGKGIHSAAKALKKALADVPGTTYCLKLDITKFYPSINHQILKNQLRRKFKDNDLLWLLDEIIDSAEGIPIGNYLSQYFANFYLTGFDHWIKETQKVKYYLRYADDLVILSNSKTELHRILSVIKQYLNSNLKLQVKGNCQVFPVDKRGIDFVGYVFYHTHTRLRKTIKKRAAKAFKKKNKAVIAAYMGWIKHCNSKHLLKKINPNDQVFRFRNTKRGESLHRKKHKNRRNIEHTDNRPRLQSRTIQKEIQLRLFDFAD